The DNA window CCTATATGCTAGAATCTGTGAACCAGACGACAAATCGAGTTCAGATTCCATTGACGAGAGGGATTAATCGTGACCTGCGGACTTACAAGAGTATCAAGCGCATCATTGGCTCAGGGAAAGAACGTaaggtaacaaaaaaaaagaaactgaaacAAGCAGAAACGAACGCAAATGAAAATAGTACAAAAGTCTCGGCAACAGATCTTCCATATCCAGACTTTATCCAAGACCCATTGCAGATGGGAGATACGAGAGTGGTGAGTAAACGCATCCAAATTTGTGGTAATGGTGAAACGTTTGTATGAGAAAATCGACCTTAATAAACTGTGTTTCATATCTCAGAAAGATGGGACAGTTTACTTGGTACTGGGAACCCTGCAGTGGGTAAAAGGTGAACCTATGATCGATGCTCACAGATTCATCTATGTGCATGACCTAAAGTCTACGTACGAGTCATTCATGCTACAGCATGCTATAGCCCGCCGTCACATTGATTTCTACAAACGTAAGTTGGGGGTTATTGTTAGTCTTGAACTGATATGCAGTACCGTTACTACGTTTATTTTAACATACCCTAACACACTTATCtctatttcaaataataatttgatctTTCTTGTGCAGCCCATCCCGAGGAGATTAGAGAAGTCGTCCGAAGACCGAACGAAAAGTGGGAGCCAGCTTTTCCACGAACAAAGCCAACGTGTAAACGTGCGAACAATTGGCAAAAATGAAGTTAAGACCTGACCAGAATGCAGAGCAGATTATATATGTGATTATAGTGCGTAAAGTTTAACGGTATATGATGTAATGTGTTTAAGTTAAAGgtttctttgaatatttttatatcttatAATAAAATGGAATGAAGTTTggatttctgaattttttttgctgtacTCAACTTGAGTCATTACGCATTCGTTTTCTTTTGAGAAATTACGTGGGTACAGGGTCTGACTGAATTGATATAGTGGTTTTCAATGACAGccgaaatttttctaaaaaatatgaaacgcAAAATATGTTAGTCTTCCTTTGTTGACGTTCTTGGAAAAGAAACCGCTCAATTTCAGAATCGATTAGGTAAAACGCTTGTCTTACTAAAAGCGGTTTTGAGCGAACACTGGCGTAGCAATCAAAGTGTACCAAATAAATTGCctcaattgaattttcatcagTCGGTGGTCATTTCACAGTCATAATAATAGCCGACACTGCATTATGCAATATTATGCATCTGGGTACAAGCGATAGTAACATTTGTTCAAGTCATCTTTACGTACCGACCGTTTCCCGACTTGAGTTGCGCAACGCAGAGGGCGCCGCTTAACGATGAATTTACCTCGTTCATTTTCGCTTTCGCCCCCATTAGGTTAGTAGTCACTAGTCAACGGGTTAGCAGTCGTTCTAGATCTTGTCAACGTACAAAGTTGGGTCTCCTCCTCTCTGCCTTCCCGGTGGGGACTATAAATTCGAGCCACTGTCAGATTTTTGACAGCTAGGAAGCGAAAAGGAGAAAGCGCAACAGTGAAAACGCGTTTATGCGTTGCGCGCGCAGATATTTTGCGGGAAAATACGTTTTGGCAGACTTCACACATGCGCACTTGGAGGGATAAAACAAGACAGCCATAGTGCTGTGTATATCCTCCTCGCACTCTCATGACGGTAATGTGACGTCAGGCGAAGCTTCCAATTGGCAGGTTGCGATCAGTCGTGTGTGCATCACAGATTCCGTATTGCGTTGTTTAAGGAACCTCCTGTCAGTTGTTTGCAGTAGAAAACTGGTTCCTCGCCGCCTTTGGGTTGGTCCTGTTTTTCAATCGTTTCGTATTACATACACGAGGCCGTGCAGTGTCTGATTCTCGTCG is part of the Neodiprion virginianus isolate iyNeoVirg1 chromosome 5, iyNeoVirg1.1, whole genome shotgun sequence genome and encodes:
- the LOC124306394 gene encoding uncharacterized protein LOC124306394, which produces MERDQTVAAIAHQKSQPPTAQDYYYFRCHAVGESSPSTPCKKTTTDSEPGVLPIFNRYNILNGARPHVPVTVEDIPEYFTEDNYRHCVSTIRTIGIVRRYEHESYMLESVNQTTNRVQIPLTRGINRDLRTYKSIKRIIGSGKERKVTKKKKLKQAETNANENSTKVSATDLPYPDFIQDPLQMGDTRVKDGTVYLVLGTLQWVKGEPMIDAHRFIYVHDLKSTYESFMLQHAIARRHIDFYKPHPEEIREVVRRPNEKWEPAFPRTKPTCKRANNWQK